In Pelodiscus sinensis isolate JC-2024 unplaced genomic scaffold, ASM4963464v1 ctg34, whole genome shotgun sequence, the genomic stretch TGGAGGGCTGCGCACGCTGACGAGTCGTCGGCTCCGAGCTGCAGCGAGTCTGGAGCTGGTGGGCAGCGAAGGAAACCTGAAGAGCAAGGCCTTCCTCAGCACCGGGTACCCTGCCCCGAGGCCCGGCCCTTGGCTCTGGGGCTGAGCCTGGGTTCCATGTCCCAGCTGCTGCGACCGGGGTACAGTGCCACCGGGCAAGAGGTGGCGGGATATAGTGCCTTCCCGCTAGCCAGCCGCCAAGCACAGCcgcctggcgccccctgctgcacacagcacacctGGAAATGCAAGGAGAGCgcggcacatgcacacacacccgccaggggaggcagagaagcGGAacgaattctttgcattggtcttcacggCAGAGGCCGTTCATAGACTCACAGAGCTGGACCAGACCTCAggcagtcatcaagtccagcctcctgcccgtTCCTGGCAGGGCTGAGCCGAGCTGCCTCCACCGAGCTTTGGCAACAAATTGGTAAATGAGCCACCAGTCCCGGCTGGCTTTCGCCCGGACGGTCAGTACATCGGCCTCGGGACAGCTAAGGAGGCTCCAGTCATTTAAAAAGGCTCCAGCAACAATCCTCACAATTACAGGCCAGGGAACCTGACTTCAGGACCCGGCAGACTGGTTGAACCGACCGTAAATAACAGACCCATAGAGGAACACGCTCCCTGGGGAAAAGCCACCAGGGCTTTTGGGAAGGGAAATCGTGCCGCGCCAACCTCTTAATATTCTTTGAGGTGTCGTCACACGTGTGGACAAGGAGGAGCCGGTGGACAGAGGGGACCTGGACTTTTGGAAAAACCTtaagtccctcaccaaaagctcttaagcaaagtaagttgtctcAGGCTGTGCtgcctgtaagctgagcgcttgggccgccccccaggagagattcaaatgccgcccaatTGTTTAGCAGAGTGCGCGCAACCGGCAGTATGTTTCGAAGAGTTGTGCACATCCGCACCTGCTTTGGTGCacaaaaaatttattctgcacacagacaaAAATTAGCAGGAACACTGAGCGTGGGACAAGACAGAAGAGCCaatcatggatcagtaactggttaaaaggacACAAAGGTAGGAAGAAATGGTCAGTTTTTGGAATGGAGAGAGGTCACGAAGTCTGCAACCacctggaaaaaggggtaagcacTGAGGGCGGGGATGTTACAGACTCAcaatagttaaatccaaagcagctTCCAACGTGCGACAAAGGGGCTGCATGAAACttggcagcaaaatggcaaaatgAAATCCAGGGTGTTAAGGGAAAAGTCATGCACGGGAACCCAACTACACACACAAAACGGGGACTCGAGTTGCTGTTACCGCTCAGGGCGCTCTTGTGGCCCTACTCAAGAAACAGCCCCTCCATGAGCACAGCCGCCAGGAAAGCCAACAGAATGTGACACACCCGGAGGAAGGGGACAGAATCAGATGGAAAATATAATGGCTCTGTGCCAATCCATGGCccgtccacatcttgaatcctgcgGGCAGCTCTGGGTCCCCCAGCTCAGCAGAGACACAGGAGCCAGGGCCGGAGGGGGACACTGTGTCtggacggggccctgatctcggtcactgtgtgtctgggcggcgcccggcccgacgggccctgatctcggtcactgtgtgtctgggcggcgcccggcccgacgggccctgatctcggtcactgtgtgtctgggcggcacccggcccgacggggcctgatctcggtcactgtgtgtctgggcggcacccggcccgacgggccctgatctcggtcactgtgtgtctgggcggcgcctggcccgacgggccctgatctcggtcactgtgtgtctgggcggcgcccggcccgacggggccctgatctcggtcactgtgtgtctgggcggcgcccggcccgacgggccctgatctcggtcactgtgtgtctgggcggcgcccggcccgacgggccctgatctcggtcactgtgtgtctgggcggcgcctggcccgacgggccctgatctcggtcactgtgtgtctgggcgcccggcccgacgggccctgatctcggtcactgtgtgtctgggcggcgcccggcccgacggggccccgatctcggtcactgtgtgtctgggcggcgcccggcccgacggggccccgatctcggtcactgtgtgtctgggcggcgcccggcccgacgggccctgatctcggtcactgtgtgtctggcgcctggcccgacgggccctgatctcggtcactgtgtgtctgggcggcacccggcccgacggggccctgatctcggtcactgtgtgtctgggcggcgcccggcccgacggggccctgatctcggtcactgtgtgtctgggcggcgcccggcccgacgggccctgatctcggtcactgtgtgtctgggcggcgcctggcccgacgggccctgatctcggtcactgtgtgtctgggcggcgcctggcccgacgggccctgatctcggtcactgtgtgtctgggcggcgcccggcccgacggggccctgatctcggtcactgtgtgtctgggcggcgcccggcccgacgggccctgatctcggtcactgtgtgtctgggcggcgcctggcccgacgggccctgatctcggtcactgtgtgtctgggcggcgcccggcccgacggggccctgatctcggtcactgtgtgtctgggcggcgcccggcccgacgaaGCTGGGGTCACTCAGGCGATTCAGGCCCCCAACTGCCCTGCTCTCACCAAAGTGCCAGGCTTTTCCGGGGCAGATCCCAGAAGGGTCAGGGTCCCCCGGCGCTGTCAGCTCTCCCCAGACCCTCCGCCCatctgccctggctgggaacaGGAGCTGGGGCATCCTGCTTTGAGACACTGAAGCGGGCAGAGCGGGCAGGGAAGAGCTGGGTGACAGagactctccctcccctgcccaccctggggagagaacccaggggtcccgTCACTTCTCtgcccactagcccccactctctTCCCCGAGCCTTGTGTCGTGGGGACACGGTGGTTGCTCTGTTTGAAGCACTGTGAGCCCCCTGGCTGGGTCTTGCGGGCTGGTACGGCCCCAGCCGGGgctcctgcagcaagggaggcaggGGGTAGCGCTGGGGACAGCGGGCGCGGGGCTAACAGCTGCCTTCCGAAGGGCACGAGGCCCGGTCCCTGCTCCACTCACAGCccggtgccccccctccccgggcgccTGAGGAAATTCGGGGTGCAGCACCGCCTCCACATGGAGTCCCAGGACCAGAGGCGCCATGTGGGGCGTgacatccctggagacactggcGCGGGGGGCCAGGCCGGGGTGGAGGAGGCCTAGCTGTGGAAGGGGTGAGGGAGTCCGAGACCAGCAAGGGCCCTTGGAGGCCCCGTGTGGGCTCTCTGGGGCTGGCTGTGTCACCGCTggcgtttgtacagcacctagcgcgaCGGGGGGCCTGCCCCACGCCCAGCGCGCTGAGGGGCTGGCGTAACGTACCTCGCCACACGCCTGCTAGCCGCCCCGCGGCACCGAGCGCCTcccaccccgcccagccaggcccCTTGCCTGGAGGGGACTGTGTCTGGCTTcccaggccccgctccccgggGGCCCCTCACACGCCCCCAGAGACCCGCCCGCAACAGGCCGGATGCAGAGCAGGCCGGGGTGGGGCCAGCTGGCCACGGCCCCTCACTGCTGGGCATGGGACGTctctgcctggagccctgggcccggTTCCACTCGGGGTAGGGCTCAGGCTCCAGGGCCAGCCCCTCACTCACCTTCCCCACCcggccctcccccagcccccagccaagtCAGCAAACCAGGTGTGGCAGGGGCAGCGTGGCCCAGCGGGcagagccggggcggggggagaagggtggTGAATGGGCACAAGGCACCATGGTGCAGTTCTCAGCCCAGAGGCTAGAAGCCAGGCCAATTAGTGCCACAAACTGGGGGCTGAGGCCAGGGGGAGGCAGGTGCCCGACACGCCGGAGGCCGTGGGGCGGGCTGGGCTGGTGCCAGACACGCCGGAGGCCGTGGGGCGGGCGGGTGCCAGACTGTAGGGCGTGAGCTATAGAGGTaccaggcctgctgggaggggtcgaGCCAGGCACTCACGGGTAGCGGAGGAAGGGGACCCCCGTGGGCAGCAGCCTCCCGTTTCCTtggcccccccttcctgccctcccccctcctccccaggcagcGGCAGGCCGTGTTCTATAGAATATAGATATATTTATGGATATACAAATGTCATACAGTAccaggatggacagacagacggacacgcgccgttaaaaataaaaaaccaggAATAacgtacgggggggggggaggacgacAGAAGcttcttttaaaaacacaaaacccCCCCTTGGTAGAATTGATTGTTCCTCACAAGAACAAAAACGTAGCAAAACagtgaaaaaataataataatagtgagACGCACTAGTACCTGGTGAGAGGGCAGGACGGGGGGCAGTGCCCCAGATTCATGTGTCCAGGCTGGGTCCCTCCGCAGACAGCCATGGCGCACggctggagggggaaggaagcatcCATGCCGGACcgagctgaccccccccccccccggtttgtTCGTCTCGGAAACCCAGCACCTTCACGGGACGCTGACGCTGGAGGGCGCGGAGCCGCGACGGAAGCCCTGGGCTTGGAAGCAGAGGAccggggggaagagaggctggatGGGGAGCCAGTCGCAGAAGACGAAGAATTAAGAACCACCAAGAGCCGCTTGTTCCGAGATGGGTCCAAAAGCCAGCTGCTCCGGGGAGGTGGTAACCCGTCCCATTGTGGGTCTAGAACCCTTCAGCTCCATGAGGTGGGAACCCACACGACGGTGGTTCCAGCCGCTCTCTTCAGCATCCAGTCCTGGCGTGGCTCTAGAACCCAGGGGTTTTCCTTGGGGGATCCTGCTTTGCCACGGATCAGGCTCCTCCATGAGGCAGGGTTCTCACGTAGACATGGatctagaacccaggagtcctacgATGGAGGAACTCCTATCCAGATACTGGTCTAGAAGCTGGGGCAGGGACCCTACTCAGATCTAGAACCCAACAGCCGCCTGGTGAAGGACAGGCCCCGTTCCACTGTGGATCTAGAACCACGTTACTCCGTGGAGTGGAAACCCCACCCTGGCAGCCCCGTGCTGCTGTGCCTCTAGAACCTGGCTTGTTCCAGAAGCAGGGGGGATCCTTTCCCATGGCAAATCCGGAACGTAGCCATCCTGCGTGGAGCATCCTGTACCGACATGCCTCTCCCGTAGCACGGCAAGGAGATCGAGGGAGCCCAAAGCTGCTGACCAGTCCAACGTGCCCCCTTGACACACCCCCGTAGGCCAGGGCAGGATTGGCCCCCGCTCCAATGTAGTGAAGGTTTACACAAAGTTAAATGCACTTTAATATAAAAGGTTCCggttgtagtggggggggggggtgattcaAAAAAAGAGTGAGACCATTAAATACAGGTGGGGCCAGGCGCCCCGGGGGCGCTGGATTCACGCGGGACTTGCTCCTTCtaaaaaatagatatttttatataatatataaattCTTTCACGTAAAAAATAAGTCGGGGCAGCGGGTTCGTAGTGTCTGGAGTGTCTCGGAGTGGCCAGGACGTTCCGGGGCAGTCACGAGGGACGACTTTGGCTTTCCCGCCCCTCCGGCAGCGTCACCGGGACAGACGTGAGCCCGCCCTGGAGAGAGGGCAGAGTGGGGTGTGGCCGGAACAGGCTGCGCTGGGGCTATTCTCTGCCCCCCGGGTCCCACGTGGCTGGGACTATGGGAAGCAGAGATTTGGAGCCCCCTTGATCTGAGGACAGGGCGGCCGTTACCCTCCATCCAGAAATCAAAGTCAATGGTCCCCGCGTAAACTGAGGGGTGTGGGGCCAACTGGCAGCGGCCCCTGCGCCCCTAGCACCACGGCCCCCCACGCCACGCGGCTCCCGCCCCCCGCTCCGGGGCAGGAAGACGCTTAGTGTTTCGAGGAAaggggggttgggagtggggTCCGCGTGTTCCCCCCAAATCCACTCATGCCCGATGTGGGCCGGCCCCTCCAAGCCACAAGCGCTGCCTGGccagagtgggggggaagggggggtctgccccccacccccagctttgcATTGTAGTGTTTGATCGCAGGCGGCCCCAGTCTGTGCAGGCCCCGGGCGCGGGATCCCTCTGGCTTGGGGCGGACGCGCCGCGGGCAGCGaaggctgggagaggccaggcccaTCTCACGCCCCGGCCCCGAGCCTCTTACAAGTCCAGAGGCTCCTCCACCGGCACCGACTGCAGCTGGGTCAGCACCTTCTCGTCCGAGTCGAGGTCCTCGGGGTCCATGGGGTCGCCGGCCGAGccgcccagcagcagcccctccccctcgggcAGCAGGAGGCCACCGGGCTCCGTGCCGGCCAGCGCCTCCACTGCCCCCTTCTCCAGCTCGAAGAGCCCGTCGGTGCCAGCTTGGATCTCCATGCCCGCCGGGCTGGGCCACGCCGCCCCCgggggcagccccaggccttcCGGGGGGAAGTTCGAGAGGACGCCAAGCTGCCGGCCGGCCCCCCCGTCTGCCCCGAAAGCCCCGGCCGGCTGGCCCGCCCCGGCGCCCTCGGAGCTCCCGGGCCCCGGGGCCGCGGAGACCAGAAGGGGGGCGCTGGTGCCCGCGGGCAGAGCCGCTTCTTGCTTgatgggcagagccaggctgccggggggagcgggcagcACCGGGGACATGAGCATGGTGGCTGGGAAGGTGGCGGTCAGAATCAGCTTGCCCTGTTGCAGAGTCATGCCGGTGAGGATGGGCCCGCCGCCAGGCACCGGGTTCGTCAGGAGGAAGTTCCCTGcggaggggagaaagggggggggggtgtcagtgccGTGGTCCCCTTGTACAGAGAGTGGCAGGGACTAGCTCAGTCAGCCAGCAAGTCATCAACAGGCCTGGCTCCGAGCcaactgctctaaccactagacctcacttcTGCCAAGTTGGGGAGAGATCCCCGGAGCCCTAACTAGACCAGGATGGGGCAGGTGCTCTTTCCACCTGTGCTACCGACCTGGAGGGGGGGCACTTAGGACAGCCCCTGcccctatagaatcataggactggaagggacctcgagaggtcatcgagtccagccccccgccctcaaggcaggaccaagctccgtctacaccatccctgacagatgtctatctaacctgttcttaaatatctccagagagggagattccaccacctccctcggcaatttattccaatatttgaccaccctgacagttaggaattttttcccaatgtccaatctaaacctcccctgctgcacttaagcccattactccttgtcctgtcctcagaaaccaagaggaacaaattttctccttcctccttgtgacacccttttagatatttgaaaacctctatcatgtccccccttaatcttcttttttccaaactaaacaagcccagttcatgaagcctggcttcgtaggtcatgttctctaaacctttaatcattcttgtcgctcttctctgtaccctttccaatttctccacatctttcttgaaatgtggcgcccagaactggacacagtactccagctgaggcctaactagtgcagagtagagcggcagaatgacttcacgagttttgcttacaacacacctgttgatacaacctagactcatatttgctttttttgcagcagcatcacactgttgactcatattcaacttgttgtccactatgacccctagatccctttccgccatgctccttcctagacagtcgcttcccatcttgtatgtatggaactgattgttccttcctaagtggagcactttgcatttctctttattaaacctcatcctgtttacctctgaccatttctctaacttgctaaggtcattttgaattatgtccctatcttccaaagaagttgcaaccccacccagtttctGTGTCTGGGCTAGTctgacccctcccacacaccaaccAGAGACACCCCCTGATTagtcctgcccccagaccccgcctggggcagagctaggGGTGACGTGGGGTCTTGGGGCTTCACttcacccccatccctccctccccctgctttgtCGGCACCCCAAAatcaccccctcccagggccCCACACCCCGACCTTCCCCAGGGCCCACAGAACAGACTCACCCCCCCGCTCAGCTCTCCGGTGCTGCCCCCCTCCTGTGGGCCAGGCCTCCCACATACACAGCCCCCAAATTCACCAGGCTGGGACacgggccctgctccccgcctccccccccacggCGCCCGCTGCCGGTACCTGGCGCGCCCGAGGGCAGCTGCAGCGTGGTCACGCCCACGTTGGCGTTGATGAGGTGCACGTTGCTGGGGGCCAAGGGGCCGCCGGGCGCCGCCGGGGCCCCCACCTTGAGCGGGGCTGCGCTGGCCAGGATCTGGAtgggccccaccccctgctgcagcGTCACCACCTGCGACGTGGGCACCACCTGGGGCAGCGAGatgagctgggagccctggggcaccGAGGGGATGGAGACCAGCTGCGGGGGGGCGCCCCCCGGGGGCACCGAGAAGACCTGGGTGGGTGACAGCGGCAccatctggggaggggacagcaCGGGGGCCCCGGGGGCCGGCTGGGACAAGGGCACCACCTGGGAGGGGGGCGAGACCTGGGAGAGGGGGAtcaaggggggggcggggacgtGGACCACAGTGGGCACCGGGGCGGCCTGGGCGGGCCCGGGGAGGGGCGAGCCGAGGGCGGGGAAGGACAGCAGGGGAGAGCCCTGGAGGAGTGGGGCGGCCGGGGGAGGCGATGCCACGGGCAGCGCCTGGCCGGGCTGAGACCCGGGTACCACCTGGGCCAGAGGGACAATCTGGGAGCCAGAGGCCACCGGCTGGGAGAGGaccggggccgggcagggcgcctCGTCGCCCGAGGGCACCACCTGGGGCACGGCGCCAGCCGGCAGCGCCCCCTTGGGGTCGGCCGGGGGCCGGGCGAGGAGCGTGGGCACCTCGGGGAGGGCCCCGGCGGCCTGGCTCTCCTCCGTCTTCACCGCCACGGCGCCCGGGCTGAACaccagggagggcagggcctccgCCTTGATGTCGGAGGCGGCCGGCGGCGAGGGCGGGCTCCTGGCCCCCGCCGGGGCGGCGCCGTtgagcagggcgggcggggcgggcgccACGGGGCTGAGGGTGATGGTCTGGCTGTCGCCCAGGGCCACGCCGTTCAGCAGCACCGAGCCGCCGTTCAGCAGCATGGCGGGCGGGCCGGCCGCCGTGATGAAGTTGCCGTTGAGCAAGATGGACGAGGCCCCGGCGCAGGCCCCGGCGGGCGCCGGCAGGAAGAGGTTGCCCGCGGCGACGGCGCCGTCCGGCACCGCGGCCAGTCCCGCGGCCAGCTCCGTCTCCTCCGGCCCCCGGCTCGACTCGTCCTCCGTGCTAGGGTTCCCATCTGACTCGCTGCGGGAGGAGACAGGCCGTCAGGGCTGGTGTGTCCCCGCCccacagccacagcctgcctcccccgccaCCAGAAGGGGGGGGATATCCAGGGGGCAAGCAGAGGCAGCGtggcccagtgggtagagcagccaACGTCGCTTCCGCAGACTTGGTTCTTAATCCAGCTCTGGCTTACGAGACCAGGCccttcccgtgcctcagtttcccccaggcTGCACCATGCCACAAGCAGGGAAGTTCCCCAGTAAACCAGCATCTCCCCTCCCCGTACAGCCTCTGGCAGACCCCCGGCAGGGCTGAATCCAGCCAGAGGGGCCCCTCCAAGCCGGAGTCACTGCACAGCCCGGAGGGGTCTCGCAGACCGCAGGCCATGACGTAGGGGCGGTCGGCTGCTCCCCGGGAGGGAAGGGGTCAGATCCCCACTGTCGCACCACTGGAGTCTATGGGGCCGATTTCTGCCAGCCGAGGCCCACGCCAGTCGGCCTCCCCACGCCATGGGGCAGGGGGTTACCAGCTATCCCTCCGTCCCAGGGCATgtctccaccctccccaccccccttgtaccaggtggggggggaggggggaggagagcgccCGTTTCACAACAAAGGGAGAGAGTTGGgaacagcccccccctccagggaagctccctccctcctct encodes the following:
- the SIX5 gene encoding homeobox protein SIX5 gives rise to the protein MASFPAEPAAPGRGPGGESRQVGQSLAAASPGAPPPAAAAASPPRFSPEQVSCVCEALLQAGDPGRLGRFLGSLPAGEGEEAAGESLAKARALLAFQRGDFGELYRLVQSRPFAAPHHPFLQDLYLRARYREAEAARGRALGAVDKYRLRKKFPLPSTIWDGEETVYCFKRRSRAALRDSYGRSRYPSPEQKRRLARDTGLSLTQVSNWFKNRRQRDRSGGGAGTPSKSESDGNPSTEDESSRGPEETELAAGLAAVPDGAVAAGNLFLPAPAGACAGASSILLNGNFITAAGPPAMLLNGGSVLLNGVALGDSQTITLSPVAPAPPALLNGAAPAGARSPPSPPAASDIKAEALPSLVFSPGAVAVKTEESQAAGALPEVPTLLARPPADPKGALPAGAVPQVVPSGDEAPCPAPVLSQPVASGSQIVPLAQVVPGSQPGQALPVASPPPAAPLLQGSPLLSFPALGSPLPGPAQAAPVPTVVHVPAPPLIPLSQVSPPSQVVPLSQPAPGAPVLSPPQMVPLSPTQVFSVPPGGAPPQLVSIPSVPQGSQLISLPQVVPTSQVVTLQQGVGPIQILASAAPLKVGAPAAPGGPLAPSNVHLINANVGVTTLQLPSGAPGNFLLTNPVPGGGPILTGMTLQQGKLILTATFPATMLMSPVLPAPPGSLALPIKQEAALPAGTSAPLLVSAAPGPGSSEGAGAGQPAGAFGADGGAGRQLGVLSNFPPEGLGLPPGAAWPSPAGMEIQAGTDGLFELEKGAVEALAGTEPGGLLLPEGEGLLLGGSAGDPMDPEDLDSDEKVLTQLQSVPVEEPLDL